A region of Bacteroidales bacterium DNA encodes the following proteins:
- a CDS encoding ABC transporter permease encodes MLFFKLLIESYLFAINAIVINKVRTVLSLSGITIGIFSIISVFTVFDSMEMAIKNSLSTLGNDVLFVTKWPMIGDANMPWWKYWNRPEPSITDLREVQRRTQAAEAAAIDFALSRTIKYQGNYVENATVHAVSQDYDKVISFELADGRYFTPIESASGKPVAIIGHEIAVNLFENLDPIGKDIKVMGSKVEVIGVIAKEGSDNFGNSHDSQLLLPINFARNYVNTNEIGMTIMVKAKTNVSTEELKDELIGVMRSIRKLKPSAEDNFEIGEISQLTAFLDKIFGVISIVGWIIGGFALLVGGFGIANIMFVSVKERTSQIGIQKSLGAKNYFILLQFIFEAVFLSLFGGILGLILVYIGTVIAEKPIGMELFLTGENILIALLVSGGIGLIFGFIPAYSAARLDPVKAMRSTF; translated from the coding sequence ATGCTTTTTTTTAAACTCCTGATCGAAAGTTATTTGTTTGCCATCAATGCGATCGTCATCAATAAGGTCCGGACGGTACTCTCATTGAGCGGCATAACCATCGGTATTTTTTCGATCATTTCCGTGTTCACTGTTTTTGATTCCATGGAAATGGCCATTAAAAACAGCCTTTCAACACTGGGCAATGATGTCCTTTTTGTCACCAAGTGGCCCATGATTGGAGATGCCAACATGCCCTGGTGGAAGTACTGGAACCGGCCTGAACCATCGATCACTGACCTGAGAGAGGTCCAGCGCAGAACCCAGGCGGCGGAAGCGGCAGCCATTGATTTTGCCCTTTCGCGGACCATCAAATATCAGGGTAATTATGTGGAGAATGCTACCGTTCATGCTGTTTCACAGGATTATGATAAGGTCATTTCCTTTGAATTGGCCGATGGACGGTATTTCACTCCCATTGAATCAGCCAGTGGAAAGCCGGTCGCCATCATAGGCCATGAAATTGCTGTGAACCTTTTCGAAAACCTGGATCCCATCGGGAAGGATATCAAAGTGATGGGTAGCAAAGTGGAAGTGATCGGGGTGATCGCAAAAGAGGGGAGCGATAATTTCGGGAACAGTCACGATTCGCAGCTTTTACTGCCCATCAATTTTGCCAGGAACTATGTGAACACCAACGAAATTGGGATGACGATCATGGTCAAGGCAAAAACAAATGTCTCAACGGAGGAGTTAAAGGATGAACTCATCGGCGTGATGCGTTCCATCAGGAAACTAAAACCTTCGGCTGAAGATAATTTTGAGATTGGCGAGATCAGCCAGCTAACGGCTTTCCTGGATAAGATCTTTGGAGTGATCAGCATCGTCGGATGGATCATCGGGGGATTTGCGCTCCTTGTAGGGGGATTTGGCATTGCAAACATCATGTTTGTTTCCGTTAAGGAACGGACCAGCCAGATCGGAATTCAGAAATCACTTGGGGCAAAAAACTATTTCATCCTGCTGCAGTTTATTTTTGAAGCAGTCTTCCTGTCCCTGTTTGGCGGAATCCTGGGATTGATCCTGGTTTACATTGGCACGGTGATCGCCGAAAAACCCATCGGTATGGAGCTGTTCCTGACCGGGGAGAACATTCTTATAGCCTTGCTGGTGTCGGGTGGAATCGGGCTGATCTTTGGATTCATCCCTGCGTATTCAGCGGCACGGCTGGATCCTGTCAAGGCCATGCGCTCCACGTTTTAA
- the purH gene encoding bifunctional phosphoribosylaminoimidazolecarboxamide formyltransferase/IMP cyclohydrolase yields the protein MDDIKKIKTALISVYSKDKLEDIVRILEKNEVDIYSTGGTYDFIQNLGIRAQTVESLTSYPGILGGRVKTLHPKIFGGILGRRDHHEDRMQMDFYQIPSIDLVIVDLYPFEETIRSTGDEHEIIEKIDIGGIALIRAAAKNFHDVVVVPSSDLYDVFVDLYTKHQGAFTLDERKWFALQAFNVSSHYDTLIYQHFRHGEPGAFKQSILHANQLRYGENPHQDGIFYGHPGEVFTQLQGKAISYNNIGDLDAALHLISEFDEPTFAIIKHNNACGLASRPDLTQAWKDALAADPLSAFGGVLVTNAPIGLACAQQIHSLFFEIILAPGFEKEALALLGTKKNRIILQQKQVCLPDRTFRSALNGVIEQSKDLKTETVTDMKPVTRDVPSRQELNDLVFANKIVKHSRSNAIVLAKNKQLLASGIGQTSRVDALKQAIAKARGFGFGLQGAVLASDAFFPFADSVEIAHAAGITAIVQPGGSVRDQDSIDFCDTHHVAMVFTGIRHFKH from the coding sequence ATGGACGACATCAAAAAGATCAAAACTGCCCTTATATCAGTCTATTCAAAAGATAAGCTGGAGGATATCGTTCGGATACTGGAAAAGAACGAGGTGGACATCTATTCGACCGGCGGAACCTATGATTTCATCCAGAATCTGGGAATCAGGGCCCAGACGGTTGAATCGCTCACCTCATATCCAGGGATACTCGGAGGAAGGGTAAAAACGCTTCATCCCAAGATATTCGGAGGGATCCTGGGCCGCAGGGATCATCATGAGGACCGGATGCAGATGGACTTTTACCAGATCCCTTCCATTGACCTGGTGATCGTGGATCTCTATCCGTTTGAGGAGACCATACGCAGTACCGGTGATGAGCACGAGATCATTGAAAAGATCGATATCGGGGGAATTGCTTTGATAAGGGCCGCTGCCAAAAATTTCCACGATGTGGTGGTGGTTCCCTCCTCGGATCTTTACGATGTCTTTGTTGATCTGTACACAAAACATCAGGGCGCTTTCACACTGGATGAACGAAAATGGTTTGCCCTTCAGGCATTCAATGTCAGTTCACATTACGATACCCTCATTTACCAGCATTTCAGGCATGGAGAACCAGGTGCCTTCAAACAGAGCATCCTCCATGCAAATCAGCTTCGTTACGGAGAGAATCCGCACCAGGATGGCATTTTCTACGGTCATCCCGGGGAAGTGTTCACACAGCTTCAGGGAAAAGCAATCTCATACAACAACATAGGTGATCTTGACGCTGCCCTGCATCTGATCAGTGAATTTGATGAACCCACCTTCGCCATCATCAAACATAACAATGCCTGCGGACTGGCCAGCCGGCCAGACCTGACACAGGCCTGGAAGGATGCCCTGGCGGCAGATCCGTTATCTGCCTTCGGCGGCGTGCTGGTTACAAATGCTCCCATCGGACTTGCCTGTGCACAGCAGATCCATTCCCTCTTTTTTGAGATCATCCTGGCTCCCGGGTTTGAAAAAGAGGCACTGGCACTGCTCGGAACAAAGAAAAATAGAATAATTTTGCAACAGAAACAGGTTTGTCTGCCTGATCGTACTTTTCGTTCCGCATTAAACGGAGTCATCGAACAGTCAAAGGACCTGAAAACCGAAACGGTGACGGATATGAAACCGGTCACGCGTGATGTACCTTCCCGACAGGAACTGAACGATCTGGTTTTTGCCAACAAGATCGTCAAGCATTCCCGTTCGAATGCCATTGTGCTGGCAAAGAACAAACAATTACTGGCCAGCGGAATAGGTCAGACATCACGGGTGGACGCGCTAAAACAAGCCATCGCAAAGGCCAGGGGATTTGGTTTCGGTCTGCAGGGAGCCGTGCTGGCATCAGATGCGTTCTTCCCGTTTGCCGATTCGGTGGAAATTGCGCATGCCGCGGGAATTACGGCGATCGTACAACCCGGAGGTTCGGTCAGGGATCAGGATTCGATCGATTTTTGCGACACGCATCATGTTGCAATGGTTTTTACGGGTATCAGACATTTTAAACATTAA
- a CDS encoding rod shape-determining protein — protein sequence MGLLSFLTKEIAIDLGTANTIIIYNDKVVVDEPSIVALERSTNKILAVGKKAMMMHGKTHENIRTIRPLRDGVIADFQVAEYMIRELIKMIGFTNSIFPPALKMVICIPSGITEVEERAVKDSAEQAGAKEVRLIHEPMAAAIGIGIDVLEPTGNMVIDIGGGTTEIAVIALGGIVNNKSIRIAGDDMNADIEEYMRKQHNINIGERTAERIKIEVGAAMTEIDNPPDDFAVHGRDMLSGIPKEITVNYSEIAHALDKSISKIEAAVLNALEMTPPELSADIYRTGIYLAGGGSLLRGMDKRIQLKTKLPVHMADDPLRAVARGTGIALKNFNKFPFLIK from the coding sequence ATGGGACTTTTATCATTTTTAACAAAAGAAATTGCCATCGATCTGGGGACAGCCAACACGATCATCATTTATAACGACAAAGTGGTCGTCGATGAACCATCCATCGTGGCATTGGAGCGAAGCACCAATAAGATCCTCGCTGTCGGGAAAAAGGCGATGATGATGCATGGGAAAACCCATGAAAACATCCGGACGATACGCCCGCTGAGGGACGGAGTGATCGCTGACTTTCAGGTGGCCGAGTATATGATCCGGGAACTGATCAAAATGATCGGATTTACCAATTCGATCTTTCCCCCGGCCCTTAAAATGGTCATCTGCATCCCCTCAGGGATAACGGAAGTTGAGGAAAGAGCGGTAAAAGATTCAGCCGAACAGGCCGGGGCAAAGGAAGTCAGGCTGATCCACGAACCTATGGCTGCAGCCATCGGGATCGGCATCGACGTACTGGAACCAACCGGTAATATGGTCATCGACATCGGCGGCGGAACCACGGAAATTGCCGTCATCGCTCTTGGCGGAATTGTGAACAATAAATCCATCCGAATAGCCGGCGACGACATGAATGCCGATATCGAAGAATACATGCGGAAACAGCATAATATCAACATCGGCGAACGGACGGCCGAGCGCATCAAGATCGAAGTGGGCGCAGCCATGACCGAAATTGACAATCCACCCGATGATTTTGCGGTTCATGGCCGCGACATGCTGTCAGGCATACCCAAAGAGATCACGGTTAACTACTCTGAAATTGCCCACGCACTGGATAAATCCATTTCCAAGATCGAAGCTGCGGTACTGAACGCCCTGGAAATGACCCCCCCTGAACTGTCGGCCGACATCTATCGCACAGGTATTTACCTGGCTGGCGGTGGATCTCTGCTCAGGGGCATGGACAAACGTATACAACTCAAGACCAAACTGCCGGTTCACATGGCCGACGATCCCCTCAGGGCTGTTGCCCGGGGTACAGGAATCGCTCTGAAGAACTTCAATAAGTTCCCGTTCCTTATCAAGTAA